In Lachancea thermotolerans CBS 6340 chromosome H complete sequence, a single genomic region encodes these proteins:
- the HNM1 gene encoding Hnm1p (similar to uniprot|P19807 Saccharomyces cerevisiae YGL077C HNM1 Choline transporter (permease) that also controls the uptake of nitrogen mustard expression is co-regulated with phospholipid biosynthetic genes and negatively regulated by choline and myo- inositol) — MAQAASTAYEERSLNSGDNVRELRKEDDILVTESVSKNGEEHGEVHLRKQFSLWSILGVGFGLTNSWFGISTSMITGIMSGGPMMVVYGIIIIALISICIAVSLGELSSAYPHAGGQFWWSLKLAPPKHKRFAAYMCGSLAWAGSVFTSASTTLSVAAEIVGMYALTHPEFEVKRWHTFVCFEVLHLFLMLFNCYGKALPLISSSSLYISLFSFITITITVLACSHGKYNDAKFVFATFYNETGWKNSGIAFIVGLINPAWSFSCLDCATHMAFEVEKPERVIPISILGTVAIGFVTSFCYVIAMFFSLQNLDKVVNSNTQVPILDIYYQALGSKAGAIVLGCLLLFTSFGCVIACHTWQARLCWSFARDEGLPFSRYWARVSPELGVPLNAHLMSSFWIVLLGCLYLASSTAFNSLITGCIMFLLLSYTIPVVCLLLKKRNIKHGPFWLGKFGCFSNVVLLGWMLFSIVFFCFPSQMPVVKDNMNYASVVIVGYLLFSLLFWQFRGRHTFHALEEEAGEDNMFPIENLETK; from the coding sequence ATGGCGCAAGCAGCAAGTACGGCTTATGAGGAAAGATCCCTCAACAGTGGGGACAACGTTCGAGAGCTTCGTAAGGAGGATGATATACTCGTAACAGAATCTGTGAGTAAAAATGGTGAAGAGCATGGGGAAGTGCATCTTAGGAAGCAATTTTCTCTTTGGTCCATTTTGGGGGTTGGTTTTGGACTCACTAACTCATGGTTTGGTATCTCGACCTCGATGATCACAGGTATTATGTCTGGTGGGCCCATGATGGTTGTTTATGGTATCATAATTATCGCACTGATCTCGATTTGCATTGCAGTCTCCCTTGGTGAGCTCTCCTCTGCGTACCCTCACGCAGGTGGCCAGTTCTGGTGGTCCTTGAAGCTGGCGCCACCAAAACACAAGCGTTTTGCTGCATACATGTGTGGATCGCTCGCATGGGCCGGCTCTGTGTTCACTAGTGCGTCTACTACATTGTCTGTGGCTGCAGAAATTGTGGGTATGTACGCCCTGACACATCCAGAGTTCGAGGTGAAGAGGTGGCACACGTTCGTATGTTTCGAGGTGTtgcatttatttttgatgcttttcaaCTGCTACGGAAAGGCTCTGCCGCTGATCTCTTCTAGTTCCCTGTACATCTCGCTTTTCTCTTTCATCACCATTACCATCACTGTCCTTGCATGCTCTCACGGCAAATATAACGACGCAAAGTTCGTGTTTGCCACATTCTACAATGAGACAGGATGGAAAAACAGCGGCATTGCATTCATTGTGGGTCTCATTAACCCAGCTTGGTCCTTTTCGTGTTTGGACTGTGCGACGCACATGGCTTTCGAGGTTGAGAAGCCTGAACGTGTCATTCCAATCTCGATCTTAGGAACCGTGGCCATTGGATTTGTCACTTCTTTCTGCTACGTCATTGCTATGTTTTTCTCGCTGCAGAACCTCGACAAAGTTGTCAACTCCAACACTCAAGTTCCTATCTTGGATATTTATTACCAGGCATTAGGCAGCAAAGCTGGTGCCATTGTTCTCGGGTGCCTTCTGTTGTTTACCTCCTTTGGTTGTGTGATAGCCTGCCACACATGGCAAGCAAGATTATGCTGGTCGTTTGCTCGGGACGAAGGTCTCCCATTTTCTCGCTACTGGGCTAGAGTTAGCCCTGAACTTGGCGTGCCCCTAAACGCGCACCTCATGTCCTCTTTCTGGATTGTGCTACTGGGCTGTCTGTACCTTGCTTCCAGTACTGCGTTTAACTCACTCATCACCGGGTGCATCATGTTTTTGCTGCTCTCATATACTATTCCTgttgtttgtttgttgttAAAGAAGCGTAACATCAAGCATGGCCCATTCTGGCTCGGCAAATTTGGCTGTTTTTCCAATGTTGTATTGCTCGGCTGGATGTTATTTTctattgttttcttctgcttcccTTCACAAATGCCTGTTGTGAAGGACAATATGAACTACGCCTCGGTTGTCATTGTGGGTTATTTGTTATTTTCACTACTGTTTTGGCAGTTCCGGGGGCGCCACACATTCCATGCGCTAGAGGAAGAAGCGGGAGAAGACAACATGTTTCCTATCGAAAATTTGGAAACTAAATGA
- a CDS encoding KLTH0H04356p (conserved hypothetical protein), with product MLQDPVRSYPRTKFWSAVSESVHVSAGLTRNSRQCRDRFNLLFSRALLTDGQDVGAGVGLGTDATLDAKLAQCTARFRFGNGRSLELKQRRSHVQAPTRVPQRGCAVHELIHPPEHTPGPMPEPGPLPSPAPGPTPADLSLIHTQLREVHRVLEALTAEVVGIQHQVRHLQQAFRELQDARQNQKPPVACDEDSVNRDK from the coding sequence ATGCTGCAAGACCCGGTTCGGTCGTATCCACGCACAAAGTTTTGGTCGGCTGTTAGCGAGTCTGTGCACGTGAGCGCAGGGCTAACGCGCAACAGTCGCCAGTGTCGGGATCGGTTCAACCTGCTGTTCTCGCGGGCGCTGCTAACGGACGGGCAAGACGTGGGCGCCGGCGTTGGGTTGGGCACAGACGCGACACTCGACGCTAAGCTGGCGCAGTGTACGGCGCGTTTCCGTTTCGGGAACGGGCGCAGCCTGGAGCTGAAACAGAGGCGTAGTCACGTGCAAGCGCCAACCCGCGTACCGCAGCGCGGCTGCGCTGTGCACGAACTGATTCACCCGCCGGAACACACTCCGGGGCCTATGCCAGAGCCGGGGCCTCTTCCGTCTCCCGCACCCGGCCCCACCCCTGCAGATCTTTCGTTGATCCACACGCAGCTCCGCGAGGTGCATCGCGTGCTTGAGGCGCTGACTGCGGAAGTTGTGGGTATCCAGCACCAGGTTCGGCACCTGCAGCAAGCATTCCGCGAGCTCCAAGACGCTCGCCAGAACCAAAAGCCGCCGGTCGCCTGCGACGAAGACAGCGTCAACCGCGACAAGTAA
- the MPS2 gene encoding Mps2p (weakly similar to uniprot|P53159 Saccharomyces cerevisiae YGL075C MPS2 Essential membrane protein localized at the nuclear envelope and spindle pole body (SPB) required for insertion of the newly duplicated SPB into the nuclear envelope potentially phosphorylated by Cdc28p), which produces MDTERHATLLLDLVWPEVDEKAQGFIYAKDFPLVVSRMEEILNRGKLERDRAQLVSETGREILRKFGSDQEFFKVYKEDFRELFDGLVGTSFKSAVKSCAGDGVLDRLQDSQAVDGIQDEKTSSHALQEEVMRLREQVRVLSSKNDEKDREITARDEIIADLQGKDASPAGSPRSLQRMRTLQARVTSLEDELSFRDEVIREKDRELLNLTKRVGEFKDKYQFLEREFQFYKGHREQKSPDSIKEATRHEFIISELRRKITEQSEIIGQMRMQVEAKPGALHPQGIGSTAGLPLNLPLRLVLRLIIGAILAYLAFDIGIRSLKAVGGLFGSSSPATLTPKSELSWWEQNTLLSKLLWFFKDLFDTYNLDAGRDEVVSANYDKLFGV; this is translated from the coding sequence ATGGATACAGAGCGGCACGCTACCCTGTTGTTAGATCTTGTATGGCCCGAGGTAGACGAAAAGGCACAGGGCTTCATCTATGCCAAAGACTTCCCACTGGTGGTTTCAAGGATGGAGGAGATTTTGAACAGGGGAAAATTAGAACGCGACAGAGCGCAACTTGTATCCGAAACCGGCCGTGAGATTCTCAGAAAGTTCGGTAGTGATCaagagttcttcaaggtttaCAAAGAGGACTTCAGGGAGCTTTTTGACGGGCTGGTCGGTACTAGTTTCAAGAGCGCAGTGAAGTCCTGCGCTGGGGATGGCGTGCTAGATCGCTTACAGGATAGCCAGGCAGTAGATGGGATCCAGGACGAGAAAACATCATCTCACGcactccaagaagaagtaaTGCGTTTACGAGAGCAGGTTAGGGTGTTGAGCAGCAAGAACGACGAAAAAGACCGAGAAATTACAGCGAGGGACGAGATTATCGCGGATTTACAGGGAAAAGACGCATCTCCTGCCGGGAGTCCGCGAAGTTTGCAGAGGATGAGGACTCTGCAAGCCCGAGTTACGAGCCTGGAGGACGAGCTGAGCTTTAGAGACGAGGTTATCCGTGAAAAAGACCGGGAGCTGCTGAACCTTACTAAAAGAGTCGGCGAGTTTAAGGATAAGTACCAATTCCTAGAGCGGGAGTTCCAGTTTTACAAAGGGCATCGAGAGCAGAAGAGCCCAGACTCTATCAAGGAAGCCACGAGGCACGAATTTATCATCTCCGAGCTCAGGCGGAAAATCACGGAGCAAAGTGAGATAATCGGCCAAATGCGCATGCAGGTCGAGGCAAAACCCGGCGCACTCCACCCGCAAGGGATAGGGTCCACAGCAGGGTTGCCCCTGAACCTTCCTTTGCGCTTGGTTCTAAGGCTTATTATCGGAGCTATTCTGGCATATCTGGCATTTGACATTGGCATTAGGTCACTTAAGGCCGTGGGAGGTCTTTTCGGCAGCAGTAGTCCTGCGACTCTAACTCCCAAGTCCGAGTTAAGTTGGTGGGAGCAAAACACATTGCTGAGCAAATTGCTctggtttttcaaagatctctTCGATACTTACAACTTGGACGCTGGACGAGACGAGGTTGTAAGCGCTAACTATGACAAGCTTTTCGGAGTGTGA
- the DBP3 gene encoding RNA-dependent ATPase DBP3 (similar to uniprot|P20447 Saccharomyces cerevisiae YGL078C DBP3 Putative ATP-dependent RNA helicase of the DEAD-box family involved in ribosomal biogenesis), with the protein MSSTLSEEESVKHIGRMSKDHAAERKRKHDDVDLAESTAVKKDKKEKKSKKEKKDKKDKKEKKDKKDKKSKDKSKVDDAVASAKTKSEPLSTESATKEKSHGSTGYTESEKLSKVPQSQIDQFFQDNEVSVEDPAKLNLRPLLSFDQISLSSEIQEEISKFPKPTPIQAVSWPYLLSGKDVVGVAETGSGKTFAFGVPAIHNLKTADAKSQGVQVLVISPTRELASQIYDNLILLTKKAGVNCCCVYGGVPKDEQRSQLKKSQVVVATPGRLLDLIEEGSARLSNVKYLVLDEADRMLEKGFEEDIKRIIGSTKATGRQTLMFTATWPKEVRELANTFMDSPVKISIGNRDELSANKRITQIVEVIDPFKKDRKLLELLKKYQSGARKNDKVLIFALYKKEAARVERNLKYNGYNVAAIHGDLSQQQRTQALNEFKSGESNMLLATDVAARGLDIPNVKTVINLTFPLTVEDYVHRIGRTGRAGLTGTAHTLFTEQEKHLAGALVNVLNGANQPVPEELKKFGTHTKKKEHSAYGAFYKDVDTTKKPKKITFD; encoded by the coding sequence atgagctcgaccctatcagaagaagagagcgTAAAACACATTGGAAGGATGTCTAAAGACCATGCTGCAGAGCGTAAAAGAAAGCACGATGATGTCGATTTGGCTGAAAGCACGGCAgtgaagaaggacaagaaggaaaagaagagtaagaaggagaagaaggacaagaaagacaagaaagaaaagaaggacaagaaagaTAAAAAGTCAAAGGACAAGAGCAAGGTTGACGATGCCGTAGCATCTGCTAAGACCAAAAGTGAACCCCTGAGCACAGAGTCTGCGACTAAAGAGAAGTCGCACGGATCGACAGGCTATACCGAGAGCGAAAAACTGTCTAAAGTGCCTCAGAGTCAAATAGATcagttctttcaagataACGAGGTTAGCGTAGAGGACCCTGCCAAACTAAATTTACGTCCTCTACTGTCCTTTGACCAGATTTCTTTATCATCCGaaattcaagaagagatttcGAAGTTTCCAAAACCGACTCCAATCCAGGCAGTTTCATGGCCTTACTTGCTATCTGGAAAGGATGTTGTTGGTGTTGCGGAAACAGGTTCTGGTAAAACTTTCGCTTTCGGCGTTCCTGCTATCCACAATTTGAAAACCGCTGACGCCAAATCTCAGGGAGTTCAAGTGCTTGTCATTTCTCCCACAAGAGAATTGGCTTCTCAAATCTACGACAACCTAATCTTGCTGACCAAGAAGGCGGGTGTGAACTGTTGCTGTGTATACGGTGGTGTTCCCAAGGATGAACAGAGGAGCCAGTTGAAAAAGTCGCAGGTCGTTGTCGCGACCCCCGGCAGACTTCTAGATTTGATCGAGGAGGGCTCCGCTAGGCTTTCCAATGTCAAATACCTTGTATTGGATGAAGCTGACAGAATGCTTGAAAAGGGGTTCGAAGAGGACATTAAGCGCATCATTGGATCGACAAAGGCCACTGGTAGACAAACACTAATGTTCACAGCTACTTGGCCCAAGGAAGTCCGTGAGCTTGCGAACACCTTCATGGATAGCCCTGTCAAGATTTCAATTGGTAACAGAGACGAGTTATCGGCCAATAAGCGTATCACACAAATCGTCGAAGTCATTGACCCATTCAAGAAGGACAGAAAACTATTAGAGTTGCTTAAAAAGTACCAGTCTGGCGCGCGCAAGAATGACAAAGTTCTGATTTTTGCTCTTtataaaaaagaagctgcgcgagttgaaagaaacttgaagtaCAATGGTTACAATGTCGCTGCCATCCATGGTGACCTTtcccagcagcagagaaCCCAGGCTCTCAATGAGTTCAAGTCAGGCGAGTCTAATATGCTACTTGCTACTGATGTTGCAGCCCGTGGTCTCGATATTCCTAATGTCAAGACTGTCATCAATTTGACTTTCCCTTTAACTGTGGAAGACTACGTCCACAGAATCGGAAGAACGGGCAGAGCTGGTCTCACGGGTACGGCTCACACTCTGTTTACTGAGCAGGAGAAGCATCTTGCGGGTGCTCTTGTAAACGTCCTCAACGGAGCTAACCAACCTGTTCCCgaagagttgaagaaatttggTACTCAcaccaagaaaaaggaaCATAGCGCTTATGGAGCCTTTTATAAGGATGTTGACACCAccaagaagccaaagaaaatcaCGTTTGACTGA
- the RPL7A gene encoding 60S ribosomal protein uL30 (highly similar to uniprot|P05737 Saccharomyces cerevisiae YGL076C RPL7A and to uniprot|Q12213 Saccharomyces cerevisiae YPL198W RPL7B Proteins component of the large (60S) ribosomal subunit), which produces MAAEKVLVPESQLKKSKAQQKSAEQIAAERVARKAANKEKRAAILERNAAYQQEYADAERAVIEAKREAKANGSFYVDAQPKLVFVVRIKGINKIAPKPRKIMQLLRLNQINTGVFVKVTKATSELLKLIEPYVAYGYPSYATVRKLVYKRGYGKINKQRVALSDNAIVEANLGKFGIISVDDLIHEIVTVGPHFKQASNFLWPFKLSNPSGGWGVPRKFKHFIQGGSFGNREGFINKLVNSMN; this is translated from the exons ATGGCTGCTGA AAAGGTCTTGGTCCCAGAATcccagttgaagaagtcgaagGCTCAACAGAAGTCGGCTGAGCAAATTGCTGCCGAGAGAGTCGCTCGCAAGGCT GCTAACAAGGAGAAGAGAGCTGCTATCTTGGAGAGAAACGCCGCTTACCAGCAGGAGTACGCTGACGCCGAGAGAGCCGTCATCGAGGCCAAGCGTGAGGCCAAGGCCAACGGTTCTTTCTACGTTGACGCCCAGCCAAAGTTGGTCTTCGTTGTCAGAATCAAGGGTATCAACAAGATTGCTCCaaagccaagaaagatCATGCAATTGCTGAGATTGAACCAGATCAACACTGGTGTCTTCGTCAAGGTCACCAAGGCTACCTCcgagttgttgaagttgatcGAGCCATACGTTGCTTACGGTTACCCATCTTACGCCACTGTCAGAAAGTTGGTTTACAAGAGAGGTTACGGTAAGATCAACAAGCAGAGAGTTGCTTTGTCCGACAACGCTATCGTTGAGGCTAACTTGGGCAAGTTCGGCATCATCTCTGTTGACGACTTGATCCACGAGATCGTCACTGTCGGTCCTCACTTCAAGCAGGCCAGCAACTTCTTGTGGCCATTCAAGCTGTCTAACCCATCTGGCGGCTGGGGTGTCCCaagaaagttcaagcacTTCATCCAGGGCGGTTCCTTCGGTAACCGTGAGGGATTCATCAACAAGTTGGTGAACTCCATGAACTAA
- the KXD1 gene encoding Kxd1p (similar to uniprot|P53158 Saccharomyces cerevisiae YGL079W Hypothetical ORF), translated as MNEWCKVPVGPVIFPEKVTNRCAMDEDGSGSVGLRTRTASVNSQMYAIPEPEEIDIQLSEGSSRSEFEDSDYDAESDYDAESGGDAFLDQMVPETSNTFVMGQLDTPMFDTSKYLFQSLSQALNAADFSEAIALQTRTSGLINSKSRELEKLSQEVQQKLRYFETRFAQGAQTSKRISRNLQHIAKQVDKIGSAFETRYPIEFNQAREEIFERKT; from the coding sequence ATGAATGAATGGTGTAAGGTCCCGGTTGGTCCAGTAATCTTCCCTGAAAAAGTTACAAATCGATGTGCAATGGATGAGGACGGTAGCGGAAGTGTTGGCCTGCGCACCAGAACCGCAAGCGTTAATTCGCAGATGTATGCAATTCCCGAACCCGAGGAGATTGACATCCAACTATCTGAGGGCAGCAGTAGATCTGAGTTTGAGGATAGCGACTACGATGCTGAGAGCGATTACGATGCTGAGAGTGGTGGTGACGCGTTCCTAGATCAGATGGTGCCTGAGACTAGCAACACTTTTGTGATGGGTCAGTTAGATACACCCATGTTTGATACTTCGAAATATTTGTTTCAATCGCTTTCACAAGCCCTTAACGCTGCCgatttttcagaagcaaTAGCGTTACAGACCAGGACTTCTGGGCTCATcaactcaaaaagcagggagcttgaaaaactaTCTCAAGAGGTCCAACAGAAACTTCGTTATTTCGAGACCCGATTTGCGCAAGGTGCGCAGACCTCTAAGAGGATCAGCCGTAATTTACAGCACATTGCAAAGCAGGTGGACAAAATAGGCAGCGCTTTCGAAACTCGGTACCCAATTGAATTTAACCAGGCTAGGGAGGAGATTTTTGAGCGCAAAACTTAA
- a CDS encoding Smr domain-containing protein (similar to uniprot|Q08954 Saccharomyces cerevisiae YPL199C Hypothetical ORF): MSAAAVASRGQPLSQERDYNHATDSEYKRLRDLADQAYKKRQQLSQQSQNAYKNGDRSGAHTLSEQAKEQLQVAEKYNLQAAEFVFTQNNADSSSNEIDLHGLYTKEAVWILQKRIAAAVSARESVLKVIVGKGLHSANGIAKIKPAVEDLCQQANLPNYVDSKNAGVLVIELQNASVPASWSSTDYATYAHGVPSKPQASHQAQQHQYTGQQQPQYQQQQQSQYQQQQSNYQQQQQQQQSQSQAGNNDLLSTLLGLLCTCVRKNL; the protein is encoded by the coding sequence ATGAGCGCCGCCGCCGTCGCTAGCAGAGGCCAGCCTCTTTCGCAGGAGAGGGACTACAACCATGCCACAGACTCTGAGTACAAGCGTCTGAGAGACCTCGCAGACCAGGCTTACAAGAagcggcagcagctctCGCAGCAATCGCAGAACGCGTACAAGAACGGCGACCGCAGCGGGGCGCACACGCTCAGCGAGCAGGCCAAGGAGCAGCTCCAGGTGGCCGAAAAATACAACCTGCAGGCTGCGGAGTTCGTATTCACTCAGAACAACGCCGACAGCTCCAGCAACGAGATTGACTTGCACGGTTTGTACACCAAAGAGGCCGTGTGGATCCTACAGAAGCGCATCGCGGCAGCCGTGTCTGCGCGCGAGTCCGTGCTCAAGGTCATTGTAGGGAAAGGCCTACATTCCGCAAACGGAATTGCCAAGATTAAGCCTGCGGTCGAAGACCTGTGCCAGCAAGCCAACCTGCCCAACTATGTGGACTCTAAGAACGCAGGTGTTTTAGTAATTGAGCTTCAGAACGCCAGCGTgcctgcttcttggtcGTCCACTGATTACGCGACTTATGCACACGGCGTGCCATCCAAACCACAGGCCAGTCACCAGGCACAACAGCACCAATACACTGGCCAGCAGCAACCCCAGtaccagcaacagcagcagtcCCAgtaccagcagcagcagtcCAACTaccaacagcaacagcaacagcaacaatcCCAGTCCCAAGCGGGCAACAACGACCTTTTGTCTACGCTCTTGGGCTTGCTCTGCACTTGTGTGCGCAAGAATCTTTGA
- a CDS encoding fatty acid desaturase (conserved hypothetical protein), which translates to MTTILERSEIEERICRGQAIVIYDGNVLRLDKWIKYHPGGDKAIHHMIGRDATDEMKAYHCDETVSTFLKWRIGRVSGRWHNFLPPIQGGVFKSREDQEGSGPSCEPESEWRDVDTSDAFQDISKTKRMCGEPDVKIYPKIPQGVVPTLDLKLAFEKKVVTDPQDITENYDNEQVKHDLLTLPSLDAETQDWLSQEYNEMHQEVIQAGLYKCNYFRYAKELLRIGALFGLSYFLLFHKNQKFWSAVSMGAAWQQLVFIAHDAGHIGITHNYQADNIIGMVIASWIGGLSLGWWKRNHNVHHLVTNDPIHDPDIQHLPFFAVSTRLFNNIYSTYYERFLWFDKFAQKVIPLQRFLYYPILAFGRFNLYRLSWMHVLLGQGPRRGKAAWFRYFELAGLIFFNYWFFYLIVICRLHTGWERFQYIMVSHITTMLVHVQITLSHFAMSTSDLGVAEGFPMRQLRTSMDVDCPRWLDFLHGGLQFQVVHHLFPRLPRHNLRDAQPFVIKFCEKVGLTYSIYGFKKGNGVVLGRLEEIAQQAKTMLKCAQTMEQEANSRPKPNISAPIDHTCSSKRHKLA; encoded by the coding sequence ATGACAACGATCCTGGAGAGATccgaaattgaagaacGAATCTGTAGAGGTCAAGCGATTGTGATCTACGATGGAAATGTGCTGAGGCTCGACAAATGGATCAAGTACCATCCAGGGGGCGATAAAGCTATTCATCATATGATAGGCAGGGATGCTACTGATGAGATGAAGGCTTACCATTGCGATGAAACGgtttcaacatttttgaaatggagAATTGGCAGGGTATCTGGAAGATGGCATAATTTCTTACCTCCGATACAGGGTGGTGTGTTCAAGAGCAGAGAGGACCAGGAAGGCTCAGGCCCTTCTTGTGAGCCTGAAAGCGAGTGGCGAGACGTTGATACAAGTGACGCTTTCCAAGACATTAGTAAAACGAAGCGAATGTGCGGTGAGCCAGATGTCAAGATATATCCGAAAATTCCACAGGGCGTAGTGCCAACACTAGATCTGAAGCTTGCCTTCGAGAAAAAAGTCGTTACAGATCCTCAAGATATTACGGAGAACTACGACAATGAGCAGGTCAAGCACGATTTGTTAACGCTCCCAAGCCTCGATGCCGAGACACAAGACTGGCTGTCCCAAGAGTATAATGAGATGCATCAAGAAGTTATTCAAGCAGGCCTCTACAAATGCAATTATTTCAGGTACGCCAAGGAGCTCTTGAGAATtggagctctttttggtTTATCTTACTTCCTTCTGTTTCACAAAAAccagaaattttggagCGCCGTATCCATGGGTGCTGCAtggcagcagcttgtcttCATCGCCCACGACGCTGGGCACATTGGAATTACCCATAACTATCAGGCTGATAATATTATTGGTATGGTGATCGCGTCCTGGATCGGTGGTCTTTCGCTTGGATGGTGGAAGCGTAATCACAACGTCCACCACCTTGTAACAAACGATCCTATACATGACCCCGACATTCAGCACTTACCTTTCTTTGCTGTTAGCACAAGGCTGTTCAATAACATCTATTCAACCTACTACGAAAGGTTCTTGTGGTTTGACAAATTTGCTCAAAAGGTTATTcctcttcaaaggtttTTATATTATCCTATACTTGCGTTCGGGAGGTTTAACTTATACCGTCTGAGCTGGATGCATGTACTGCTGGGCCAAGGGCCCCGTCGCGGGAAAGCTGCTTGGTTTCGCTACTTTGAACTAGCTGGTctcatttttttcaactaTTGGTTTTTCTACCTAATTGTAATATGCAGGCTTCATACCGGCTGGGAAAGGTTTCAATACATCATGGTCTCGCATATCACTACTATGCTTGTTCACGTTCAAATCACTCTATCACATTTTGCCATGTCAACATCAGACCTTGGCGTAGCTGAGGGCTTCCCAATGCGTCAATTAAGGACATCAATGGATGTTGATTGCCCACGCTGGCTTGACTTTTTGCATGGCGGGCTACAATTTCAAGTGGTGCATCATTTATTCCCTCGACTTCCTCGCCATAACTTGAGAGACGCTCAACCCTTTGTAATCAAGTTCTGCGAAAAAGTCGGGCTCACTTACTCCATTTATGGGTTTAAGAAGGGCAACGGCGTTGTGCTAGGAAGGCTAGAGGAGATCGCGCAACAGGCTAAGACCATGCTCAAATGCGCCCAAACAATGGAACAAGAAGCTAATTCCCGGCCCAAGCCTAATATTAGTGCCCCAATAGATCATACGTGCAGCAGCAAGCGGCACAAACTTGCATAA
- the OXR1 gene encoding Oxr1p (similar to uniprot|Q08952 Saccharomyces cerevisiae YPL196W OXR1 Protein of unknown function required for normal levels of resistance to oxidative damage null mutants are sensitive to hydrogen peroxide), which produces MFKGRLSSLRRSFTSPEADSSSNETKEESGRSSFFDEEPLPEVSFHGYAATTKHRLLTPEISDEVRNQMPTRIQLYPDWQLLYSLEQDGASLHSLYGKVAPDAKNPGRVGYVLLIEDRKGGIFGAYTNEPFRPTERKRYYGNGECFLWKIEKAATINIGNAKASCSRSSDHHWRFRSYPFTGLNEFVIYCTSEFLSMGAGNGHYGLWCDSSLINGVSDPSLTFGNDVLSREGNKFHIVNLEVWRVG; this is translated from the coding sequence ATGTTCAAAGGTAGGTTGTCAAGCCTAAGAAGATCTTTTACGAGCCCTGAAGCGGACTCATCATCCAACGAAACAAAAGAGGAAAGCGGCCGCTCCAGTTTCTTCGACGAGGAACCCTTGCCAGAGGTTTCATTCCATGGGTATGCTGCAACAACCAAGCATCGACTGTTGACGCCGGAAATATCTGACGAGGTCAGAAATCAAATGCCCACTCGTATACAGCTGTACCCTGACTGGCAGCTGCTGTATAGTCTTGAACAAGACGGTGCATCTCTCCATTCATTATATGGCAAAGTGGCACCCGATGCCAAGAACCCCGGGCGGGTCGGTTATGTGCTACTAATTGAGGATCGCAAGGGGGGCATTTTCGGTGCATATACGAATGAACCTTTTCGGCCCACTGAACGCAAACGCTATTATGGTAATGGCGAGTGCTTTCTATGgaaaattgaaaaggctgCTACTATCAACATCGGAAATGCCAAAGCTTCATGCTCTAGGAGCTCCGACCACCATTGGAGATTCCGGTCTTACCCCTTCACCGGCCTCAACGAGTTCGTAATATATTGTACGAGCGAGTTCCTATCGATGGGCGCGGGAAATGGACACTACGGTCTCTGGTGTGATAGCAGTCTCATAAATGGAGTATCCGACCCCAGTCTAACATTTGGAAACGATGTCTTAAGCCGCGAGGGCAATAAGTTCCACATAGTTAACTTAGAAGTGTGGAGGGTCGGCTAA